One segment of Rosa chinensis cultivar Old Blush chromosome 6, RchiOBHm-V2, whole genome shotgun sequence DNA contains the following:
- the LOC112173248 gene encoding ankyrin repeat-containing protein BDA1, which yields MEGMGNLLYEAALEGNLTTLTDLLNQDRLALDRFVVDSFSETPLHVAAMLGHLDFTKEILRRKPELAQELDSKRSSPLHLASAKGYLGIVRELLRVNPDMCHVCDRDGRNPIHLAAMKGRVGVLRDLIREAPSAARATVDEGGTVFHLCVKHNQLEAIKVLVEIMDDYDQFVNANDDYGMTILHLAVGDKQIETVRFLLMYGRAEVNAVNANGFTALDILTQSRRDVKDFDISECLRGAGALRTSPQRSTNSNHIMMNLLSHRTTEYTSANNTHNLSKPGQVERISKRRDALMVVASLIATMAFQSGLNPPGGLWQDDSPDHQAGQAIMAFKYPTQYSYYLSINTIGFIASLSIILLLITRFPFHHRFFMWLLTAIMNLAITSMAITYAESIFIFTPKSQESSVDIVIKYGIIAWSFVVTLLLLLQTLRLLEILIQKFDKLMPKRRVHTTFTDSLP from the exons ATGGAAGGCATGGGAAACTTGCTTTATGAGGCAGCACTAGAAGGCAATCTGACAACCCTAACAGATTTGCTCAACCAAGATAGACTGGCCCTTGACAGGTTCGTCGTCGATAGTTTCTCCGAGACTCCTCTGCATGTAGCAGCCATGCTTGGCCACCTCGATTTCACGAAGGAGATTTTGCGCCGGAAACCTGAACTTGCACAGGAGCTGGATTCGAAACGATCCTCGCCTCTTCACTTGGCATCGGCAAAAGGGTATCTGGGAATAGTGAGAGAGCTGTTGAGGGTTAACCCTGACATGTGCCATGTATGCGATCGAGATGGAAGAAACCCCATCCACCTTGCTGCCATGAAAGGCCGGGTTGGAGTGTTGAGGGATTTGATCAGAGAGGCTCCTAGTGCTGCCAGGGCAACTGTGGACGAGGGAGGGACTGTGTTCCATTTATGCGTGAAACATAATCAGCTGGAGGCTATTAAGGTTCTGGTGGAGATTATGGATGATTACGATCAATTTGTGAATGCTAATGATGATTATGGAATGACCATCTTGCACCTGGCAGTCGGTGACAAACAGATTGAG ACAGTAAGGTTTTTGCTTATGTATGGTAGAGCAGAGGTGAATGCTGTAAATGCAAACGGTTTCACAGCACTTGACATTCTCACACAAAGTCGTAGAGATGTGAAAGATTTCGACATCTCAGAGTGCCTCCGAGGAGCTGGAGCCTTAAGAACTAGTCCACAGAGAAGCACCAACAGTAACCACATCATGATGAACTTGCTCTCACACAGAACTACTGAATATACAAGCGCTAATAATACACACAACTTGAGTAAGCCCGGGCAGGTGGAAAGGATTTCAAAGAGGAGAGACGCGTTGATGGTTGTAGCATCACTGATCGCAACCATGGCGTTTCAATCTGGGCTCAACCCTCCCGGTGGGCTTTGGCAAGACGACTCGCCGGATCACCAGGCAGGACAAGCAATCATGGCTTTCAAATACCCAACACAATACTCCTACTACCTCTCTATCAACACCATTGGTTTCATTGCCTCCCTAAGCATCATTTTGCTGCTGATCACACGGTTTCCTTTCCACCACAGATTTTTCATGTGGCTTTTAACAGCCATTATGAACTTGGCGATCACATCCATGGCTATTACTTACGCCGaatcgattttcattttcacGCCAAAAAGTCAGGAGAGCAGTGTAGACATAGTGATCAAGTACGGTATAATTGCGTGGTCCTTCGTCGTGACCCTTCTGTTGCTGCTGCAAACCTTGCGTCTCCTAGAAATTCTGATTCAAAAGTTCGACAAGTTAATGCCGAAAAGAAGAGTACATACTACCTTCACAGATAGTTTGCCCTAA